The genomic stretch GTTTGTCTTTTTCCACTAATAGTCCGTCACTAAACTATGCCAAAGTATTCATGATTCAATTCACCACATGGCAAGGCTGTTAAAACTTAGAGGGCTCAATTGTGTGTGAAGCACACAAGTATTGTATTGTAGAAGAATGCACTGTATGTTAAAACAAAGTATCTCAAGTGAACTATTTTATAAATGaatctaaaataataacttgAGCTTCCTCACTGTCCTTTTATTGGtatcatgtgtgtgtctgtgtgtcttatTTACTacaaagtaaactttatttagcCATACTGCCTGACAGTCGAGTGGGAATCACTCACCTCATCACAGAGACAGTTACAGACAGGTAGGTACAGGTGGCAAAAGcaagaaacacagcagcaaAGAAGTTACAACCATCTGGCAGCTGATTGGAGAAAGGGAGCTGGTATATGTGCTGCAGGGCTGATGAGAAAATTAGGGGCAGGTGGAGAGATGGGTGGGGAAGCTGAGGTGAGAAGGAGGAGGTGATTACTGGATGGATGGGATTGGCAGAAACTGGAATAGATGGAGAGCCTGAAGgatacatggtggtgtagtggctTTTACCTAACAAGCAAGAGGATCGTAGGTTTGAATCCTCGCGGCTCTTCTGTATGAGGTTTGCATGATCTcgccgtgtcagcgtgggttatCTCTGGGTCCTCTGACTTCCTCCCATGGTcaaaagacatgcagctttttTATATGTGAATgatatatgttattatattatattatatgctgacattagcatttagtTCAAAGCACTGCAGCCTCACAAAGCTGCCAGCATGGGAGTAAATGTGGAAAGTATTTTTCCTttgaatgaagaaaaaagaagccGATTTGCAACATAAGGcacagttttgacatttaatcttcatcattttttgtatattattatatataaatatattttaaaaaattctcaCAATAAAATTGACCCATATGTGTCTCCAAGGAAAAAAGCTTCTGGACAGGGGAAAATCCTCCACCAGGGGTagccacaaacacaataatcaGATTCACAGTTCAATTCCTGAGCCatttatttgtcacattttttttcataagcTGTCAATCAAAAATTAATTAACATCAAGCCTCAAAACTTAAGTCAAACCTCTTAATGAACATaaaagtgacacacagtcagatGACAGGAGAAGGTTGATTACCTTTAACTTTCATAATTATACACTTATACCTTCCTCTAGAACAATCAACATCAAAAAGCATAAAGCATCTGTATATTAAATTCCTCACAGGATTCACGTTCTTCACAGTACCATttcacaaaacaataaaaactaaatcctTGCatgaattatatattattcCAGTTAAAATATAACGATATTAAATATTGATAGCATGACTAATGAAGAAGAAAACTACTGTTTATACATTagtattctaaaaaaaaaaagtcaaattacacattccaagaaaaaaaaactttaaaatggaaaaacggtcaaaaaaaagaaaatccatcAACTTTAATGActtgcaataaaaaaagagagataaagATCAAAAGGGTTGGTAGAGCAGATATTCCTGTGACATTATTGTGTCACAGTACAGTCCTTTACCCATGATTTCAAAGCAATAGCACCAAAGAAATACAGGAAATACACACCTATATAATATTCATAAGAATCCACTGAGTAAAAAACAATATACTAAGACACTAGAAAAATgtcaacattaaaataataagtaataaacaTACTCCTTCACATCATCATCCAGTGTTTAACAGTCAAGTATATTCAAAATTGTGTAATTAAATTGTGCAAGCAAACTTAAATAACATATGAAATATTCCAAACAATGATAAGACTGATGCATTTAAAATCTGCTGCTATGCTCCATTGAGTATTTCTGTGTGACGCACTGAAGAAGCTTCATATTTAGTCCTATTAGAGGTAGTTGTAATGAGAAAGTGTTTACAAAAGAAATAATAGTGTGAAGTCATGCAACAGAAATAGCCAAATTATACAGATATACATATTCACATGAGTGGAAATCCGCTGgtttacttttacttatgaCGTGTGTCTACAACAATACTGTGTACTCTGACACTGCTGCTGGTGAGGAGTTTATGCTGCTTCACTGTATGGATCATAAACCACCTGATTTCATTAAAATACGTGAAATGGCAAACAACCTCTTAAAAGCATCACAGAAACAATGTCTATGGAAGTCCAATTAGCATCTGTGGGGTAAACACGAATTCCCAGATTCAacagaaatcatttttaatCAGGGTAGGGAAAAGGTCAGGGTGGATGAATGGGTCAAAGAAGACTTTCATCCAGGAAatggctgtttgtttttatcttttgtatGCAAGTTAGAGACAAACTTCCttataaccaagtagttttaatGCCTAAACCCTAAAGTTTTTTCCATGGTGGGGAAACataattttaacacattttatgcCATCTTTGAAAACATGGTGAAGCTGAGGACTTTTTAAACAGCCGATCTGCTGCAGTTATGTGTAGGGACATGGATGTTCTGCGGTTGAGAAAAAGTAGGGCCGAGTGAAACGgctgtggatagcaaaaaaaatCGGTGGACATTTGTGAATACAGTGTACACATAAGCGGTTAAACATGTTCAGGCTGGGCCTTTGTTTAGATggttaaaatgttttgtgacAGGTCCCGTCTGCAGTCTGTTTACTGCCTTTAGCGCGTccggttctccaaactgggagcacgcagaccatcatctactgcacGTAATACATCAACTGTCTCATAACACCCCACTTCAAAATatacaaactatccctttaaatctGTAGGCATTGGATATGTAATGTTTTCCTAAACCACATGGGTACTTATTTCGCCCTGGCTAGGGTTTGAATTTTCATGTGCCTCATTTGAAAGAAAGATGTGAGTTTTTATCTGTAACTGCAAAAATGATCTTTGAACCTCGAGCACTGGCTGAGTTGAACATTATTTTCTAAGACTGTTCCTGCCCCACTGCAAGCTAACCTTCTAGCTTAAATGCTTTTGATACATTTCCACCCTGAGGCTTTTGTCTTCACATTGACGTCTCACTCTTGCGGTGGTTGAGTGAATCGTTTTCATGACAGATAAGCTGGTAGGGCTTCTCATTCTCTTCGATTACAGAGTTGCGCACCTCTGCATCCTGACTCTGCAGTTCTCCACGGGAAAGGTGCTCCACGATGCCTGCCCCAAGCGAGTCTCCCAGCACGTTGGTGGTGGTCCTCAAGCGGTCCCTGAGGAGGAAAAGAATCAGATAAGTGACCGGAAAACAGTTGTACAGTGGAGACGTACAGACAGGAGAAAAAATATTGTGAATCTGCTACACAAACAgctttaaatgtatgcatgtgcCTAAACAGAGGCTTTCTAATGTGTCGCTCTGCATTATGTATCAATAACCTTTGTAGTGGTGGGACCTCTGAAGCTTTACAATGACATTTAGGCTGGCAGACAAGCAGAACAGCACTCAGACCAATCCCCATCAAGCTGACATTTAGTGGGAACTCACAAGAACCAATCCACGGCGATGATCAGTGTTATATCCTCTGTGGGCAGTCCCACCGATGTCAATACGATCACCATGGTAACCAGGCCAGCCTGAGGGATGCCTGCTGCTCCGATGCTGGCAGCAGTTGCTGTGATACTGAGTGGGCGGTGGGAGGGATAGAGAGGAGAGTGaagacatttaataaaagggaaacaaacaaacagcacatgTGCACTCCTGGTGGGAGTAGTAGAGTGATAAAACCACGAGGAATCTTAAAATTATCGAAGAGATGGTCACACTGTTATGTTTTCTGTAAACTGTGGAAAGTTGTGGATATGTTGTCAAAGATAGTAATCCTTATAATTAATCATTTACACATTAAAATGCTCTGTTAGTGAAAAGGCTGACCAGGTACATCATTGTGTAAATGATCATATATCAGTCCTTCTCTGGAGTGAGGTGGTAATAATAGTGTAGAGGTGGTGTATAAAGGAAATATGtaagtatatgtatgtataatgtatatacatgtttctgtttgtgtatatatatcatatagGAGTCTGCCGGTAAGTTTTTACTGACCATGCTGCTATAGTGCACAACAGGAATGACTTCTTAAAACCATATGTAAGTTAGTACTTTAATGCCCCGGGGTCtatcaatgaggattttgaatggttaacacaagcttaagagatgttggtgttttttttgtttagcatAAAATACGTTAAACACTCCCACTtgaatttttaagtttttaaatgtccttaaaaaggcggtagctaacaagtggctaaatgagactactgTGGCTGTCGGGGACAATAAATGTCATCACGCTGGACATGGACTGGTACTCACACTTGTCCGCCTTACAGCCGTTGtgttcagtgctcttgcaaagaTTATTAACCAATTTTTTAGGCTATGGTttcactagcttgtcaaaaGCTAGTGGTGAGGTGTAGTTCGTAATagcataacattagctttttacttctgtggGCTGCATCAACActtcaaaattaattaaaaaaatggtgtCCATTTGTGgatattatcctgctgaacaaaacgaatcagcatcagaaacgtgtgtttgccacagagcttgttttctgaaatgatccaaaatcaaatgcaaaaatcccaaagGCAAGTTCTCAATAGACCCCGTGGCGATGCTAACTTCCGGATTGGCcagcaaaaatatgtaatttcgtCTCCTTTCCATAGTATTAATAAAATGTACCACATTGTTTAAGTCTTGTTGAAATCATGAGCATGTATTACGTTATATATGTTATTCTAAAGACCCTTCTCGAAACAAGCATTGGAAAATCGCTTTTAAATCATGTGATATACTGACTCCCCCCTCTTACTCTGGCAAAACTCCCGGTGGTGTGGAGGAACTGATACTTTAAAAAGTTCTATACATATCACATCTGCAGTGAAATGTACTGCCTCCAGGAAATAGCTCTATAcactagtttttgtactttgtaCTGTGTGTTGGAATAAAAAGGATGACATTTGGGCAACCCTTGCCTCCAGCAATATTCATGTGGTGTAAAgtaaaaactaacaaaactaAAGTATAGTTACCTGATGGTGAGAATTTGCCCAAAGTTTAGGTCCATGTCATTGACTTGGGCAATAAAGATGGCTGCCACAGCCTCATAGAGGGCGGTACCATCCATGTTGATGGTGGCACCCACGGGGAGGACGAAACGTGTCACTCGTTTATCTACGCGGTTGTTCTCCTCCAGACAGCGGAAAGTGATGGGCAGGGTGGCAGAGCTGCAGCATGAAGGGGGAGAGACGTAGAGTCGTGACTTGGAATCGGTCAAACACtcacaacaatacaatacagtacagTCACAGCTAAACAGAGGATGAGATTCACCTGGATGAGGTTCCCAGAGCAGTGATGAGCGCCTGCAGCAGGCCACCAATAAAGCTGTAGGGATTCCTCCTGGTCACCAGGAAGTAGAGCAGTGGCAGGACAAAGAGGCCGTGGATGAGGAGACCCACAATGACTGACACAGTGTACATCCCCAGCTGGCTGCCCACCTCTGCCAGATTCTTCATCTCCACAATCTTTCCTGCAATCAGGAACAGGATGCCGACTGGAGCGTACCTGGGAGGTGACATGATAACGGACCACAAAGATAGACATGAAgacatatgttaagttactaAAGTGAGTTTATGTAACCAACTTAGGTCTTCAGAACAAAAACTATAAAACTGCTTTATGTGTTTCTGTGAAGCTACTAATTTACAGTTAATCATTACACACCATCTccagtaaaaataaacatacacttccccttttttattttcccccTAAATATCAGCAGCCACTTGTTTATGTCCATTTGAATAATTTGACATATTCTATTTCAGAACAGGaagcaacaaaacataaaacagcaataatgtCCCCTATTCAGTGCCTATAGCCATGCAAGCATCATGAAGGAACAAATCACAGCCAAGTTATACCAAtgatagctttttttttcaacaataagCAATAGGACAAAATACAACAATCAATGGTGGCACTCTtgatataaatgttaaaaatgcagTGAAAAGTTAGTAAAATGGTGATGACACAACAACTATTGTGCTACAACTATATAAGTTTACATGGTTACAAAGTTCTTGTGAACATACCCAGgtcattaaaatgtatcatatttcatAATAGGAGAATCACAAGGAATGAACCTTCTAGACcaggccacatccggcccgttggctgccCTCacccggcccgcgtgaggttatccagaaattagaaatcaatacaatcgcagtgcttttattttgaaggtggtttaCGTACCCACCTGCAAAGACTCGACTCTTTACTGATAGTAgaagcatttttcatgctttatatcaactttatatgaaataCGACacactcgttattattttccgtttgtttttaatttttaccgttctacctgttatatcctgtcactacctttcaaaagcacccgtttcacactggacggcgccttttcaaaataaaagcatcacaacattgtaaaacacctagaaaatgtacaaacatgaaaaaacaagctatataatacaaaaacaacaataggaaccttgctaaaggtcatttacagttataaatggaaaagtgatatagtgattggagtatttactactttttaatggtatatttgatttactccacattaacagtcttatcataacatatattcttatcagtagcagctcaaaaccagataatttgctgtattttataaagcgattaaattaacaTTGAGCAGagtttagttcagagttttggtccggcccccgcaaccttcatggtattggtcatgtggccccttgggaaaattaattgcccacccatTCTAGACCAAACTCAAGAGCTTCTGTAGTACTCAGTGTCTTTACTGACCAGATGATGATGGCTACCAGCCTCATGATGGCTTCATTCAGGCAGTCAAAGAAGTCCCTGAGAGCCTGACCCTGCTGCTTCATGTTGCCAATGACCAGACCGAAGCACATGGAGAAAACCACCAGGCCAAGAGCGTTCACTCCATTAGAAGACCCTGATATAGGGATAGTCTCCACCACTGTCTCCTGCCATAGAACATGTTTTTGAGAAAACATTATATGAATTCCCGCTGAGATGCTTGACACAAAATGTAAGACTTGTGAGTAATAACTGAGTGGATAACGACAGGTTTTCATCATGTCCTGTGTCTTGTTTTCTCCACATGAGATGACGTCTGCCATCGCCACCCACCTGTATGGTGTGCAGCACCCTGCTGAGGTTCTCGCTCAGGTTAGACTCTGTCACGTTGAGAGTCTCGGTGAGGTTCAGAGTCACGGTCACGTTTCTCGTGTGCACAGTCTTCTTGTACACAGTTTTATACTGCATGAAGGAACAAACAGAAAGTATTATGTTTGGGTTTATCTGCCAGTGAAATATGGAGCaataaatgtgatttctttttttccaagaataaaaaataaaatgccattttttattttttcccaaataaaaaatggcacgacacaaaaataacatggataaaaaacatgtaataaaaatatttaaatacaaaacaggCAAAGATAGAATGAACATCCAAGTGAGACAGgtgagtaaaaaaagataattaaataaaatcaagttttattttatttattcacttcaTAGTGGGTTGAGTTGGATGATGGGAGTTATGTTAACACATGGAATAAATGTGTATgatttttctaaaaataaaaattgttaaaattataaaaaatataatatattactaTTCATGTGACTAGTTTAAGACTGATACTAAAAGACAGACTCACCTGCTTGAAACAAGCCTCAACCAGATTGGGAGGAAACATGTTCCTGAGATAAAAAGGATACGAAAAAGATCGTTATATTTGTgctcatatttaaaaaaaacgaatgGCCAGGCTgctgctaagctaagctaactggcttaccataatgtaaaaaaagtacttgacatttgaaaaatgtaaacttgTGACTCAAAACAGCTGCTTCAGTAACAACACCAGTATGTACCTTCATAAAAAAGCCAGTAGAGTTTCCAATCTGTTACCTGATGAGATCCAGGAAAGCATCAGCAGCCTGAACCGGCTCTATGTTTCCACTGTTGGCCACAGGACTGTCCCTGCTGCCTTTCCCCGGCCGGATGATCATCACGATGACGATGCCGATGAACACGGCAATCAGGGTGGTCACCATGTAGTAAACCACTGCACGTATACCCATCTTACCTGACGCTTTGCTGTCCAAGGAGGAAAtacctgagagagagaaaaatttTATCTGAGAATGTTGTAAATTTGTTCTCAATGTGCTTGTGCGTGTTAAAAAGCCGACCTGTGACCAGACTGGAGACAATGAGAGGCAGCACCAGCATCTGGAGCATTCTCATTAGCAGCTCCCCTGGGAAGGCAAAGTACTTGATCTCCCTCAGGGACAGGTTGTGGGGGCGTAGAGCAAAGCCCAGGATTAcacctgcacagacacacaaaagcataaatatacaaaaagtcaaataaagtcTGCAGAGGAGACAAGAGTTTAACCTCCATTTGGTTTCACTCACCCAGAGCCACAGCGGCCACAGTGAACAGAACAAACAGGTTCCTCTTGAGGAAACCTTTGACGCTGTCCCGACTGATGGAGCTCATCCTCTCCTTCATGCTGCTGGCTCTCCTCTCCATGGCCCTGCGTAGGCGTCTCCTCAGGTCTCCTCTCTCAGGAAGGGGGGGTTTGTCTGTGTCCTCGTTTAGGAAAAGACTAGCACTGGTGGGGGGCTTCTCGTTCATAATCAGCTCCAGCACCTGGTCCAGGAGGCAGGTCTCGTGGGAAACTATGCAGAGAGCGGACGACATAGGGAGAAATAATCGGTcacatattgtgtttttctcaaGTGGAAATTTCGGCCCTATAGTGTATGCCTTAAATGGATGAGAAGAATGTCCACACACATTGATATTGTCCAACAGGCAGAAAGCATATGCTCCCAAACCAAAAGCAGATGATGGGAAATAACTCAAACGAAGCTGCTATGCTTGAAAGAATTAACCAACTTTTAAATGATTGCAAATCAAAACCAAGCCAAGCTGACTGTGACGAAATGAGATTACCggtattttaatttcattttaaaaataataaaaaaaattccatatCAAGGGGACACTGCAGGTGTAGCGGCTTGGTACTCTCTCTGGCGTTGTGTAATTTACAAAGACGACCAGTCAGTCGTTTATTTCGGACACTGGCACAGGAATTAATTGTACAGTCAGTCAGGTttttgctctctcacacacacatgcacatctgGAAAATATCAAATGAAAAGACAGTGCAGGTAAGCTAACTTGTGGCACTAgccattttgtaaacaaaaataaaataaaaacaccgtCAACATTTTACGAAAAAGGACAGGCTCGACCGTAAGGGAgctatatgtttaaaaaaaacaacttaaaccaCCCTTTTTTTagtgaaaataaagtaattaataagGAAAAATGACGGAACTCATAGCACCTACCAGGGAGCCACGAAGGCCCGACTGTTGCTGCCCCCCAGGGCGCGTGACCCTAAACCACAGGGGTGCTGCGTTTATGACTATGGGACAAACAAGTCTGCGTGTTGAGAGATGAATTTTTATATGACAAGTGGAATCAAATTTCTTATTAACTCCGTTACACAGGCAAAAAGATCGTTTTTCATGtactggtcaattttgagatttttttcttctttcacactaggtgtttattttaccaCACTGTGTACAATTCAACAAAagtttgcatttttaaacatcaaattacagacttgtaatacaaaaaatgccTTTTTGCAGAAGAATGAATACTTTTAGGAGTTTGAATAGAGAGAGATTTGTCTTCTTGTTCGTCCTCTCCAGCTGGATGAGCTAatgtaaacagagaaaatgtcaaactttaaaTGACCTTGAAATCCTTTCTATAAGAAAGCTCCATGTGTACAGTAGTTCTGGTTCCCTAGTTGCACATCTAAAGCTATATTAACTGCCTTTTATGTACTATAATGAGTAAGTAAACATCAACTATTTGTTactgctatttaaaaaaaatccatttaagTAGAATGGAGCTGGAAGAACAGTTAAAAACATTGAGTTTCTGTGGTCTTACCGAGTTTCCTTCTGCTGAGCAGCACAACGCCGTCTGTTTGTAGCACGTGGCTGTTGGTCTCACTTCTCCTTATCTATCTAGGTTATTTATCTACATTTCCGCTGCAGACAGACCTGCCTTTAGGAACAATAGCATACAGCCGACCTCCTCATCTGGAAGTCCTTTACAATATGATCCAACACCTTTATACCTTTTCTCTTCCCTGGGGGATAAACATTCAAGCAAACAATCTCCAAAAGCTTTATCTATTCTGTTTGCATCATTCTTGCCCATTGATTTTCTTTTGTCCATTGTTCTGAGGTTTATCTATACATCCTACATACAATGTAAAAGAGCTATTGTTGAGAAGGTTGTAGGATGACGCAGGATAATCCAAAGCCATTATTTAACTTTGTGCCAGAAGCAGAATAATCACCCCTCACACAGCTTTGTCCACACCAACTgctttttagtgtgtgtgtgtgtgtgtgtgtgtgtgtgtgtatgtgtgtgtgtgtgtgtaactgaagCACAAGAGGAAACGTCTGATAAAATGTGAAAGCAGCCACAGTGTTTTACAACTAGTCTGAAGGACTCAAGAGAGCGCTGCTGATGCTATTTCACCACTCCTGAGTGCTGAATAGTTGAGAGTGGATGAAAAGGCGGATTAATTAAATCATGCTCTTCTCCATAGATGGTTTCTGCGGCTCTACATTAGCTTTGAAATGGACAACCACTTATGACAGCAAAATGAAATAGCATGCTCTGTGCATGCTCAGTGTCCCTGAGGCAAGTAAATAAGACAATGAATGAACAATGAAGCCTTAGTGAAGATAAACATCAGCTGACAAACTCAAAATTATCCATATTTTATAAACCGCTTTTAATCATCAAAATATGGGTTGCTTTTAACTAATTGCCACAAAATAACATGAATGGCTCCATGTTACtcttaacaaacaaaataaatgatcaCAACTTTTGttaaattgtggttttattcaGATTTATAGCATCAATGTCATTATGTGCTTCACTTAAAAAAGAGTAATGGTTTCAAAACAGTATCCTGATTAAACTATAACATAAACCATCAACCATGTATGTTCCTCTGATCTTAGCTATAGTCAAAATAATTCATAATTGATGTTCtttttacctaaaaaaaatagGTATGGTTTCATGTTAATTAGGTTTATTGGCAAACTTGAGTTGAAACTTGAGTTGAAATGAAGTTGGCTAAAAAGCAGgaataatttattctttatgcTTTATAAAAGTCAAACCAGAAGGACAACAATGGCCCGGACGACAGCAAGCCAATACAAaggtaaaattattttaacttaaagtttacagccagaacctTCATCTAAATCACCTAAAACAATTACTGATCATCTTTCACTGGACAATATTTTAAGTAgagttaaaatgacaaaaaaaaacccacagattTGTAAAACAAGTGTCATCGCCCCCACAACCTCAGGATTATGGCAGTGACCATAAACTGCCATCGGGCCAACAACTGTGATCtgcatgtaatttaaaaatatttaccggtacactgtaaaaaacgtctgaagattttacggtgaaaaactgctaaaccatgacagtaaaagaccgtaaaatgataagtgggttaattcagtttcagtaacaattaaacactgtaaatgtatatatcagccagaacagtatttttacaggttttaatgtaaaaaaaacaaaaaaaacattactctattactgtaaaatacattggcaccgtgtttgtaacaaaaagcatcactgtaatttttgcatttattttttgtaaaaatactttttcaccataacaccatatctctaacagaaatatactgtaatgtttaatggtaaaatctttaatttatgcggcatttataaagtattttcttgtcaattatatgtcaaatcttttgatggaaaaaccttttatttatacagtaaaaaatggaataaacagtgaaatcaacagtgtcaatatctttttaccgtaatattagaaaaaagttgcaccgtatttattacggtaacgttctggaaaccacagctgccggttttttaccgtaaaaacaactggggtttttttttttttacagtgtagagcacATACGACTAACGCCTGGGTTTGAATCTGGCCTGGAGCCCTTTTCTGCATggtt from Centropristis striata isolate RG_2023a ecotype Rhode Island chromosome 9, C.striata_1.0, whole genome shotgun sequence encodes the following:
- the slc1a6 gene encoding excitatory amino acid transporter 4 is translated as MNEKPPTSASLFLNEDTDKPPLPERGDLRRRLRRAMERRASSMKERMSSISRDSVKGFLKRNLFVLFTVAAVALGVILGFALRPHNLSLREIKYFAFPGELLMRMLQMLVLPLIVSSLVTGISSLDSKASGKMGIRAVVYYMVTTLIAVFIGIVIVMIIRPGKGSRDSPVANSGNIEPVQAADAFLDLIRNMFPPNLVEACFKQYKTVYKKTVHTRNVTVTLNLTETLNVTESNLSENLSRVLHTIQETVVETIPISGSSNGVNALGLVVFSMCFGLVIGNMKQQGQALRDFFDCLNEAIMRLVAIIIWYAPVGILFLIAGKIVEMKNLAEVGSQLGMYTVSVIVGLLIHGLFVLPLLYFLVTRRNPYSFIGGLLQALITALGTSSSSATLPITFRCLEENNRVDKRVTRFVLPVGATINMDGTALYEAVAAIFIAQVNDMDLNFGQILTISITATAASIGAAGIPQAGLVTMVIVLTSVGLPTEDITLIIAVDWFLDRLRTTTNVLGDSLGAGIVEHLSRGELQSQDAEVRNSVIEENEKPYQLICHENDSLNHRKSETSM